A single region of the Montipora capricornis isolate CH-2021 chromosome 13, ASM3666992v2, whole genome shotgun sequence genome encodes:
- the LOC138030146 gene encoding histone acetyltransferase KAT7-like produces the protein MPKRKRLKPIKDSSDESDFEVDVVDVSDSSSDAQKSPPSPSKRSSNHRPLRSSAKGRRKSSRLDFRTKDFSEDNQECCICHGFENEDEEELLQCSKCSTVGHRVCLQLSKDSHPMLDSLSWQCKDCKVCYLCKAVESEVELEACVTCDRGLHSLCVALKLKGAERGAGQCHECPSSSGETTPQSPSFSVVVKKRGRPRKLHTASETSQTDCESERSPNTSLALDNTSKNKRTTSLKKVKCCPTPGCDGRGHMTGKFDMHHTLSGCPKYHNMTAQECKDKAKEREKELAMSPETKRSKRHIVSPKDLPKKSLRSKVQLSFMPEKIRAAVTSKEITPQEHSLQNNRGRSSNITSRDPLVSSNGQSSEAYRNGIAAMEQLDEETLRELTSENDLKMFKDAWRKAIEANEEEMLPINGRAGIRCIEFGSYEIDTWYSSPYPEEFQRLRKIYICEFCLKYMKSQTVLRRHVAKCNNRYPPGDEIYRKNGLSIFEVDGKKHKVYCQNLCLLAKLFLDHKTLYYDVEPFLFYVMTTADSVGCHMVGYFSKEKKSFLNYNVSCILTLPIYMKQGYGKMLIDFSYLLSKVEGKVGSPEKPLSDLGLISYRSYWKSILLKYLKNFGFDVISIKDISQETALHPSDIVSTLQYLGILKYWKGKHVILRANDLFDEYERKISSRPATYQEIDSSCLSWFPPTDQDSKD, from the exons ATGCCGAAACGTAAG CGATTGAAGCCCATCAAGGACTCATCAGATGAGTCAGACTTCGAGGTGGATGTTGTGGACGTCTCTGACAGCAGTAGTGATGCCCAAAAAAGTCCTCCTTCACCCAGCAAGAGATCATCGAACCATCGACCTCTAAGGAGCTCAGCAAAAG GGAGAAGGAAATCATCAAGGCTTGATTTTCGTACAAAAGATTTTTCAGAAGACAATCAAGAATGTTGCATCTGTCATGGCTTTGAGaatgaagatgaagaagagCTATTGCAATGTTCAAAGTGTTCAACTGTCG GGCACAGGGTGTGTCTGCAATTATCCAAAGATTCCCATCCCATGTTGGATAGTTTATCGTGGCAATGCAAAGACTGTAAAGTGTGTTACTTATGCAAGGCAGTTGAAAGTGAG GTTGAACTGGAGGCTTGTGTTACCTGTGACAGAGGTCTTCACTCATTGTGTGTTGCACTAAAACTAAAGGGTGCAGAACGAGGAGCAGGTCAATGCCACGAATGTCCGTCATCAAGTGGTGAAACAACTCCACAGTCTCCTAGCTTCAGTGTCGTCGTGAAGAAGCGTGGTCGCCCAAGGAAGCTCCATACAGCATCCGAGACATCCCAAACAGATTGTGAATCCGAGAGATCGCCTAACACTTCTCTTGCACTGGATAACACTTCGAAAAACAAGAGGACGACTTCGTTGAAGAAAGTAAAGTGCTGTCCCACCCCTGGCTGTGATGGACGTGGTCACATGACTGGCAAATTTGACATGCATCACACTCTGTCTGGGTGTCCAAAATATCACAACATGACAGCACAGGAATGCAAG GACAAAGCTAAGGAAAGGGAAAAGGAATTGGCAATGTCACCAGAGACGAAAAGAAGCAAAAGACATATCGTTTCTCCGAAAGATCTTCCCAAGAAATCATTGCGGAGCAAG GTTCAGTTATCCTTTATGCCGGAGAAAATCCGCGCAGCCGTCACCAGTAAGGAAATCACACCACAGGAACACAGTTTACAGAACAACCGCGGACGAAGCAGCAACATCACAAGTAGAGATCCACTCGTTAGCTCGAATGGTCAAAGCAGCGAAGCGTATCGCAACGGTATTGCTGCCATGGAGCAGTTAGACGAGGAGACGCTCAGGGAACTAACTTCAGAGaatgatttgaaaatgtttaaaGACGCTTGGAGAAAAGCTATAGAGGCCAATGAAGAG GAAATGCTACCAATAAACGGAAGAGCTGGAATACGCTGCATCGAGTTTGGATCATATGAGATCGATACATGGTATTCTTCTCCCTATCCAGAGGAATTTCAAAGACTACGTAAAATTTACATTTGTGAATTCTGTCTGAAATACATGAAGAGCCAAACTGTTTTGAGAAGACACGTG GCAAAATGCAACAATAGATATCCACCGGGAGACGAAATCTACCGAAAGAATGGTCTGTCGATATTTGAGGTGGATGGAAAAAAGCATAAG GTATATTGCCAGAACTTGTGTCTATTAGCCAAGCTCTTCCTGGATCATAAGACTCTTTACTATGATGTGGAACCTTTCCTGTTCTATGTCATGACAACTGCGGACTCAGTCGGCTGTCATATGGTCGGTTATTTCTCGAAG GAAAAGAAGTCCTTTCTGAATTACAACGTTTCCTGCATTCTGACATTGCCGATTTATATGAAGCAAGGATATGGAAAAATGCTGATCGATTTTA GTTATCTTTTGTCCAAAGTTGAGGGAAAGGTTGGTTCACCAGAGAAGCCTTTGTCAGATTTAGGACTTATCAGTTACCGCAGTTATTGGAAGAGTATTTTACTTAAGTACCTGAAAAACTTTGGTTTTGACGTGATATCCATTAAAG ACATAAGTCAGGAGACAGCGCTCCATCCCAGTGACATCGTTAGCACTCTACAATATCTGGGTATTTTGAAATATTGGAAAGGAAAGCACGTGATTCTGAGAGCCAAC